One segment of Brassica napus cultivar Da-Ae chromosome C3, Da-Ae, whole genome shotgun sequence DNA contains the following:
- the LOC106388298 gene encoding transcription factor PIF4, with translation MEHQGWSFEENYNLSNNRRFIRPQDELVELLWRDGQVVQQSQTHRDQTQAQAQAQKQDQETLRSNTFLEDQETVSWIQYPLDEDPFESEDFTLPFFSTIDPLQRPASETVKHEAGPVPPDQVMPPPKFRLTDSSSGGRELGKEQYSVMTVGPSHCGSNQSQTDLDVSLTHDPSKTIDERLYSTENSSSGGSSGCSFGKNNKEIACGRSITAERKRKHIMDTDESVSQSDAIGNSKSNQGSGSTRRSRAAEVHNLSERRRRDRINERMKALHELIPHCTKTDKASILEEAIDYLKSLQLQLQVMWMGSGMAGAAATPIMFPGVQPPPPFIRQVQSPVLLPRFPVMDGSAIQNNPGLVCQNPVQSQVFPDRFGRYVGLFPRMQGTSQPMEMMTFGSPAGQESQRTSAPTKTTDGPR, from the exons ATGGAACACCAAGGTTGGAGTTTTGAGGAGAATTACAATCTGTCCAATAATAGAAGATTTATAAG gCCACAAGATGAACTAGTAGAGTTGTTATGGCGAGATGGGCAAGTGGTTCAGCAGAGCCAAACTCATAGAGATCAAACTCAAGCTCAAGCTCAAGCTCAGAAACAGGATCAAGAAACCCTAAGATCCAACACTTTTCTTGAAGATCAAGAAACCGTCTCTTGGATCCAATACCCTCTAGATGAAGATCCATTTGAATCCGAAGACTTCACCTTACCTTTCTTCTCAACTATAGATCCCCTCCAGAGACCGGCTTCAGAGACGGTTAAGCACGAGGCCGGTCCTGTCCCTCCTGATCAAGTCATGCCTCCTCCTAAGTTTAGGCTAACGGATTCATCATCAGGAGGTAGGGAACTAGGAAAAGAACAGTACTCGGTGATGACCGTTGGACCGAGCCACTGCGGGAGCAACCAATCTCAAACCGATCTCGATGTCTCATTGACTCATGATCCAAGTAAAACAATCGATGAGAGGCTCTACTCGACCGAAAATTCATCATCAGGTGGCTCCTCTGGTTGCAGCTTTGGCAAGAACAACAAAGAAATAGCTTGTGGAAGAAGCATCACAGCAGAGCGTAAGAGAAAACATATAATGGACACTGATGAATCTGTGTCTCAGTCAGAT GCTATCGGTAATAGCAAGTCGAACCAAGGATCAGGATCAACCCGAAGAAGTCGAGCAGCTGAAGTTCATAATCTTTCCGAAAGG aGGAGGAGAGATAGGATCAATGAGAGAATGAAGGCTTTGCACGAACTAATACCTCACTGCACAAAA ACTGATAAAGCTTCAATTTTGGAAGAAGCCATAGATTATTTGAAGTCACTTCAGTTACAGCTTCAAGTTATGTGGATGGGGAGTGGAATGGCTGGTGCTGCAGCGACTCCTATTATGTTCCCTGGGGTACAGCCTCCTCCACCGTTCATCCGTCAGGTGCAAAGCCCGGTACTGTTGCCACGATTTCCGGTTATGGACGGGTCTGCTATTCAGAACAATCCTGGTTTAGTTTGTCAAAACCCGGTACAAAGCCAAGTTTTTCCCGATCGGTTTGGTAGATATGTTGGCCTATTCCCACGTATGCAGGGCACGTCTCAG CCGATGGAGATGATGACATTTGGTTCTCCGGCGGGACAGGAAAGTCAACGTACTTCTGCGCCGACGAAGACCACCGACGGTCCCCGTTAG
- the LOC106388299 gene encoding 50S ribosomal protein L3-1, chloroplastic, with product MAMTMASLSFPSSLNKPTLSSSLLNPSKASSFLTKPSPKPKRALTISMSMEAGIGVMASKLGMMSFFEPDGTVVPVTVVGFREGNIVTQVKTLATDGYDAVQVGYRRVRDKKLTKPETGHLEKAGVIPLRHLQEFRLTSVEGFEPNQKLVFDEIFKEGDLVDVAGTTIGKGFQGGIKRHNFKRGQMTHGSKSHRALGSIGAGTTPGRVYKGKKMPGRMGGTRTKIRKLKIVKVDKELNVVMIKGALPGKPGNILRITPAKIVGVNIPKN from the coding sequence ATGGCGATGACAATGGCGTCTCTTTCCTTCCCATCTTCACTCAACAAACCAACCTTATCCTCCTCACTACTCAACCCATCGAAAGCCTCTTCCTTTCTCACCAAACCCTCTCCCAAACCCAAACGAGCCCTCACAATCTCCATGTCCATGGAAGCCGGAATCGGCGTGATGGCCTCAAAGCTCGGGATGATGTCTTTCTTCGAGCCAGACGGAACCGTGGTCCCCGTAACCGTCGTCGGGTTCCGCGAAGGCAACATCGTGACCCAGGTCAAAACCTTGGCCACCGACGGGTACGACGCCGTCCAGGTCGGGTACCGCCGCGTCCGCGACAAGAAGCTGACGAAGCCCGAGACGGGCCATCTCGAGAAGGCCGGCGTGATCCCGCTGCGGCATCTCCAGGAGTTCAGGCTGACGAGCGTTGAAGGGTTCGAGCCGAACCAGAAGCTGGTCTTCGATGAGATTTTCAAGGAAGGTGATCTTGTCGACGTGGCGGGGACGACGATTGGGAAAGGGTTCCAGGGAGGGATTAAGAGGCATAACTTCAAGAGAGGGCAGATGACTCATGGTTCCAAGAGTCATCGTGCTTTGGGGTCTATTGGTGCCGGGACGACGCCCGGGAGGGTTTACAAAGGGAAGAAGATGCCTGGGAGGATGGGAGGGACGAGGACGAAGATTCGGAAGCTTAAGATTGTTAAGGTTGATAAGGAGTTGAATGTTGTGATGATTAAAGGTGCTTTGCCTGGTAAGCCTGGGAATATTCTTCGTATAACTCCGGCTAAGATCGTCGGAGTTAATATCCCCAAGAACTAG
- the LOC106385479 gene encoding polyamine oxidase 2, with translation MESRKNSDHRQMRRGGESMKTRSPSVIVVGSGFAGISAARTLQDASFQVTVLESRDRIGGRVHTDYSFGFPVDLGASWLHGVCKENPLAPVIGRLGLPLYRTSGDNSVLYDHDLESYALFDMDGNQVPQELVREVGVTFKQILEEVKKVRDEEDADMSISQAFSIVFSRKPELKLEGLAHNVLQWYLCRMEGWFAADADTISVQCWDQEELLPGGHGLMVRGYRPVINTLARGLDIRLNHRVTKIVRQYNGVKVTTEDGKTFVADAAVIAVPLGVLKSGTITFEPKLPDWKQEAINQLGVGNMNKIILHFEKVFWPQVELLGMAAETSYGCSYFLNLHKATGHPVLVYMSAGQLARDIEKMSDEAAASFAVMQLKRIFPDAMDPVQYLVSRWGSDVNSLGSYSYDVVGKPHDLSERLRVPVDNLFFAGEATSSSFAGSVHGAYSSGLMAAEECMMRVLDLFQLVMGEEGPASVPLLISRL, from the exons atGGAGTCGAGGAAAAACTCTGATCATCGTCAAATGCGTAGAG gtggTGAGAGCATGAAGACAAGGTCACCGTCTGTGATAGTTGTCGGAAGTGGTTTTGCTGGAATCTCAGCTGCTCGCACTCTTCAAGATGCTTCCTTTcag GTTACTGTACTGGAGTCACGTGACAGGATTGGTGGACGAGTCCACACTGATTACTCATTCGGTTTTCCTGTTGATCTTGGTGCATCATG GCTGCACGGAGTGTGCAAAGAGAATCCTCTCGCACCAGTAATTGGGAGACTAGGACTGCCCTTGTATCGTACCAGTGGTGACAACTCGGTCTTGTATGATCATGATCTTGAGAG CTATGCTCTGTTTGATATGGATGGCAATCAAGTTCCTCAAGAGCTAGTAAGAGAGGTTGGGGTAACATTTAAGCAGATTTTGGAAGAG GTCAAGAAAGTGAGGGATGAGGAGGATGCAGACATGTCAATATCTCAGGCTTTCTCAATTGTGTTTTCAAGAAAACCCGAGTTGAAGTTAGAGGGGCTTGCACACAATGTACTTCAGTGGTACTTGTGCCGcatggaaggatggtttgctGCCGATGCTGATACCATCTCTGTACAGTGTTGGGACCAG GAGGAACTTCTTCCTGGTGGACACGGTCTTATGGTTAGAGGGTATCGTCCTGTCATCAATACCTTGGCCAGAGGGCTTGATATTCGACTAAACCATAG GGTTACTAAGATCGTAAGGCAGTATAATGGAGTGAAAGTAACTACAGAAGACGGTAAAACATTTGTTGCGGATGCTGCAGTGATCGCAGTTCCTCTCGGTGTCTTAAAATCCGGAACAATAACATTCGAACCGAAGCTACCAGATTGGAAACAAGAAGCAATCAACCAACTCGGAGTAGGTAACATGAACAAGATCATACTCCATTTCGAGAAAGTCTTCTGGCCACAAGTAGAGTTACTAGGAATGGCTGCAGAAACCTCCTACGGTTGCAGCTACTTCTTGAACCTGCACAAGGCCACAGGTCATCCGGTTCTGGTTTACATGTCGGCTGGTCAGCTCGCCAGAGACATTGAGAAGATGTCAGATGAAGCTGCTGCGAGTTTCGCAGTCATGCAGCTCAAGAGAATCTTTCCAGATGCTATGGATCCGGTACAGTATCTTGTCTCGAGGTGGGGATCTGATGTGAACTCATTGGGATCTTATAGCTATGATGTTGTGGGAAAACCTCATGATCTCAGCGAGAGGCTTAGGGTTCCAGTGGATAACTTGTTCTTTGCTGGTGAAGCTACGAGCTCGAGCTTCGCTGGCTCGGTTCATGGCGCTTATTCGAGTGGACTGATGGCTGCTGAGGAATGCATGATGCGTGTGTTGGATCTGTTTCAGCTTGTGATGGGTGAAGAAGGACCTGCCTCTGTTCCCCTTCTTATATCTCGTCTCTAA